CCCCGGGGAAGCAGCGGACGGCGGCGAGGTGGTCCTCGATCTTCGAGGAGGCGACAAAGCCGACGTTGGGCCGGTTCTCGCGGAGGAAGGCGGCGGTGTAGACGAGGAAGCCGCCGCTGCCGCCGTACTGGAAGTCGGCGTAGAGCACGGGCTTGTCCGACGCGGCCAGGGTCTGGACGATGCGGTTCCAGCAGTTGAGCTGGTAGACGATGTAGCCGTCGGGGCCGTCCTTCCCGGCCTTCTTGTCAGCCTCCAGGATGGCCTTGGCCTCGTCCTCGTTGGCGGCCATGGCGGTGGCGAACGCCATGTCCGGGAAGGCCTGCGAGAGGGCGTTGGTGAACTTCTCCATGACGGGGCGGAAGTCGAAGCCGACGTTGGGCCAGTCGGGTCCGGGCTGCACGGGGGCGTGGAGGGAGTAGACGACCTTGAGGCGCAGTTTTCCGGTGCTCCCGGCGGCGAAGGTTTTGCCCGCGAACAGGGCGGCGCCGGCCGCGCCCGCGCAGGCGCAGCCCGTCTTCAGGAAGCTCCGGCGGCTCATGGGGCAGCAGGCGCATCCGACCGGCAGGGACGTGTGGGGGTTCATGGCAGGCTCCTCGCTGGCGCGGGTTGGTGAAAAGCGCCCGCACCAAGATAGCACAGCCCCCGGCGTTTGTCCAGCGGGTTTTGCGCCCCGGCCTGCCGGCCGGCGTTTCCCCGCCTACTCCGCCCAGACGAACCAAGTGAAGACCCCGGCCGACAGCACGGCGGCGGCGGTGAAGGGCACGCCGACGGCCATAAACTCGCGGAACGTCACGGTGTGCCCCTGTTTCTTGAGGATGCCGAGGGTCACCACGTTGGCCGAGGCGCCGATGGGGGTCAGGTTGCCGCCGAGACAGGCCCCGATGAGCAGGCCGAACATGAGCAGGGGCACGGGCGCGCCCATGAGGGTCGCCACCTTCTCGACCACGGGGATCATGACGAGCAGGAAGGGCACGTTGTCCACAATTCCCGACACAACAACGGACAGCAGGACAATCGCCGCGAAGGCGAGGAACTGGCTGCCGCCGACGGAGCCCGCGATGCCCGAGGCGAGGGTGTCCAGCCAGCCCGACTCGCTGAGGGCCCCCACCACCACGAACACGCCCATAAGGAAGAAGGTCGTGTCCCAGTCCAGCCCGCGCAGGAAGGCGCGCGCGCTGCCCCACCGCGCGACGAGGCGGAACCACGCGAAGGCCGCGCCGCCCAGGGTCATGGTGAGCACGCCGGCGAACCACTTGAACTCGGGGTCGAAGGCCGTCGAGAAGGAGAGGCCGACGACCAGCAGGCAGAGCAGCACGGCGGGCACCCAGGACCGGGCGGCCTCCTGCGGGACAACGGCGATCCGCTGGGCGCTGCGGCGGAAGAGGAACCCCAGCACGGCCAGCGAGGCGAGCGCGCCGATCTGGACGGAGAAGAAGATGCCGGGGCGGCCGTGGTAGACGAAGAAGTCCCAGAACCCCATGCGCATGTAGCCCGCGAGGATCATGCTGGGCGGGTCGCCGATCATGGTGGCGGTGCCCTGGAGGTTGCTGCTGACCGCGATGCCCACCAGCAGGGGCACGGGGTTGATCTTGAGCTTCGTCGAGAGGCTCAGGGCGACCGGGGCCACCAGCAGCACCACCGCCACGTTCTCGACGAACATGGAGATGAACCCGGACAGGGCGCAGAGGAACAGCATGGCGACGCGGGCGCTGGGCGCGCGGTCCACCAGCCACTCGGCAATCACGGCGGGCACGCGGGAGAGGGTGAACAGCTCGGCAAGGATCAGGGTGCCGAAGAAAAGGCCCATGACGTTCCAGTTGATCTTCACGAGGAGCGCGTCGTGCCAGTCGAGGGCGCCCGCGAGGATGAGGACGGCGCCCCCGGCGCACGCGACCAGCGCGCGCCGCGCGGGCAGCGCCACGAACAGGACGTAGCACAGGACAAAAACGGCCAGGGTGATCCAAGCGTCGGTCAAGGGGGCGGTTCCTTCCTTATACGGCCTCGAAAAACTTTTCGTACACGTGGGCGGGGAGCATGTGCCTGCGGCACATGAGCTTCACCGGCCAGCGGAACAGGCGCAGCAGGGGGTACCATGACGGGTAGTCGGTGAAGTACTTGTTCGGCGCCTTGAGCAGGGCGTCGTACTCCTCCCGGGGCATGCCCTGCTTCTTCAGGCAGTAGTCCACCATCTCGTCGGTCTCGAAGTAGGGCGGCGTCCGGAGCGCCTCCAGCGCTTCTCCGCGCGTGAGGACGCCGGTGCGCACCTTCGCCGACAGCTCCACCACGCGCCAGTCGAACCCGAACTTGTGGCGGGAGTAGTGGTAGACCAGGGCGAACAGCTCGTTGTCCATGTGGTGCTGGCCCGTGTCCACCCAGCCGAACTTCTCCTCCAGCAGGCGCTCCACCTTGTCGCCCGTGTCGTCGTAGTAGTTGGTGACGTTCACCACGCGGATGCCCTTTGCGAAGAGCCAGTAGAGCATGTGGTGGATGTCCACGTTCTTGAAGTGGGGCAGGGGCTCGCGGGCGAAGCGGCGGATGAGCGCGCGGGTGTAGCGCCCGTCAATGTAGTTCCAGAGCAGCGGGGTGACGCCCTCCTCGCGGAAGGAGTGGCTCATGAGGATGTACTTCACGCCCTCCGCCGCCGCCGTGCGGAAGAGCGCGCCCGCGATGCCGATGTCGTCCGTCAGGTCTATGTACGGCACGCAGGCCCGGATGGTGCAGTTCGTCAGCTCGCGCGACGCGGGCCAGTCCATGATGACCGTGTGCAGCTCCACGTCCAGGGCGTCGCACAGCCGGGCCAGGTTCGTCTTCGCCGTGTCGGCGTCCCAGCCGTTGTCGAAATGCACCGCCAGCGGCCGCAGGCCCATGATTTCCTTGACGTAGTAGAGGCAGTAGGAGGTGTCGCGCCCGCCGCTTACGCCGACGACGCAGTCGTACTTCCGCCCGCGCCCCGCGCGGCGCATCTTCTCCGCCATCTCCCGCAGGATGCGCTCCCCCTCGGGGCCGCAGGGAAACTCCCGGTCCAGGCTGTCCTGCATGGCGCAGTAGTTGCACACGCCGTCCGCGCCGAAACGGATGCCGGGCACCGTCTCGTCCATCACGCAGCGCGCGCACATTCGCGGGGCCGCGGGGCTCTGTTCCGGGTGGGTCATGGGGTGTCCAATGCCGGTGGCGCGCCGAAGGCGCGGGAAGGTGAATTGTACCCTTCCCGGCGGCCCGATTTCACCGCCGGGCCGGGGGAAGACAAGGCCGGCGGGACGCCGGCGCTACGGAACGGCACCCGCCGCCGCGCCGGCGTCACCGCCGGGCCGCGTCCAGGGGCACCACCTCGGGCGTGTCCTTCGGCCGGATGTGCTCCGGCCGGAAGTGCTTCGCCAGGTCGCGGTCCGTCGGGTAGGTGATCAGCACGGTGCGGCGTTTCCCGAAAAACAGGAAAAACGCGCCCGCCGCCACCGCCGAGGCCCCGCCGTCGTAGACCGCCTCCGCGAGGTGCGCCACGGACCCCGCGCCGCCGCCCGCGATCACCGGGATGGACACGGCCTCCGACACGGCCCGCACCAGCGGGAGGTCGTAGCCCTCCATCGTGCCGTCGCGGTCTATCGAGGTGATGAGAATCTCCCCCGCGCCCGCCTCCTCCATCTCGCGGGCCAGGGACACGGGGTCGCGGCCCGTGGGCCGCGTGCCCGCGTGGGTGACCGCCTCCCAGCCGCCGCCGGGGGTCCGGCGCGCGTCGAGGGACACCACCATGCACTGCCGCCCGAAGCGGTCGGCCCCCGCCGCCACCAGCTCGGGGCGCTCCACCGCCGCCGTGTTCAGCGCCACGCGGTCGGCCCCGCAGACCAGCAGGTCGCGCATCATCTCCACCGAGCGCACACCGCCGCCCACGGTGAAGGGCATGAAGGACTCCCGCGCGATCTCCCTCACGATGTCGTTCACCGGGCCGCGCCCCTCCACCGTCGCCCGCGTGTCCAGCAGCACCAGCTCGTCCACGTTGTGCCGGTTGAACACCCGCGCGGCGTTCACCGGGCACCCCACATACTTGAAGTCCGTGAAGCGGACCCCCTTCTCGAGCCCGCGCTCGCGCAGCAGCAGCACCGGGATCACGCGCACCTTATGCATGGGCGGCGAGCCCCGCGAAATTGCGCAGCAGGCGCAGGCCGTTCAGGTAGCTCTTCTCCGGGTGGAACTGCGTGCCGAAGATGTTGCCCAGCCGCGCGCTGGACACGAAGGTCTCGCCGTACTCCGTGACCGTCGCCACGCATTCGGGCCGCGGGTCCGTCACATGGTACGAATGGGCGAAATAGAAGCACGCCGCCGGGTCCAGCCCCTCAAAGAGCGGGTTGTCCGCCTGCCGCGGTGCCAGGTCGTTCCACCCCATGTGCGGGATCTTCGGCGCCGCCCCCTCCGGGAACCGGAACCTCCGCGTCACCCCGCCGATCCAGCCCAGGCCGTCCGCGTCCCCCTCCTCCCCGTGGTCCGACATGAGCTGGAACCCCAGGCAGATGCCCAGCACCGGCGTCTTCTCCTCCAGCACCTTGCGGTGCAGCACCGGGAGCAGCCCGTCGTCCGCCAGGTTGCGCATCGCCTGCGCGAAGGCCCCCACCCCCGGCAGCACCAGCCCCGACGCCGCCCCCACCGCCGCCGGGTCCGCCGACACGCACACCGGCGCGCCCACCCGCGTGAGCGCCCGCACCACGGAGTCCAGATTGCCCATCTTGTAGTCAACGATCACGATCATCGGCGGTTCCGTTGCCTTCTCAGAACACCGTCCGGGGAGAAAACCCTTCCGCGCGGCCCCCCGATTGTACCACCCCGCCCCCGCCGCAGGTCCCAGACAACACCCTGCGTTCCCGCCCCCTGGGATCGCCAGGCTTCCCCCTGGCCTTCCGGAAAACCAGCAAGAGGACCGTAACTGCAGGTCGGCTATGTGGTTTCCCAGAAGCGGCGTTGACGCCTTGAGGAGGCTCTGCTAGACTTTCCACGAGACGGTGACTTGGAACCTTCTTCTTGGCAATGCGCGTCTCGTGAGAAATGCGGACCGACTCTTTCCGGAGGTCTCCGTCCAGACTCAATGCCCTCGCCCCCCATTTGGAGGCGTCTTATAGAGGAAACGGCGATAGCCATGGAACATCTTAGGCCCGAGGACACTGATTGCGAAAAGCAGTTTGTGCTCTCCTTCATTGAGAAGAGACGGCAGCCGCGCTACCTCGAAATGCTGGACAGGGGAAATCTGGAGAAGTTCCATTATGAACTGTCCGACAGAATGTGGGGACACCTCGATCCTAACACAACCTTGCACTGCAAGTCAGGCATTGGAATTGATGACATTGCGCGGGTTTGTCCGGAAACGCTGGAGGTTGAGTGGTTCCATGTGATGAACCGCCCCCCCGATTCCCTCTCTCGCATTCGAATGGCCGACCTGCCCACGGACCCAACCCTTTTGATGAGCGGCACCGCCATGGTCATCAGCATTCTCTCCGGAAGGCTGGCTCTATACTATTTGGAAGGGTACTTGGCGCTGTGTTATCGAATGGCGCACCTCACGGGCCCGCTTGCCGAATGCCCAAGGTTTTGCAGCGTGGTTGACCCATCTTGGCGCTAGCACTTTCTCTCCACTTGCTGGGAGCGCCAGGCTTCCCCCTGGCCTTACGGAAAATCGGCGGTGTGGCGGCGGCGCCGGGAATGCCCCGCCTGCTTCTTGGGCTTCTTTGTGTTCGGAGTGCTCCGGTGGTAAGGTGTTTCGGAGGTTTTCACCACAAGCGGCTTCCAGCCGCTTTCTTTGGGCGCACACCACGGCCCAGGAACGCGCCTGGAAGGCGCGTCTACGCTGGCTGCCGGTGTCCGGGATTACCCAACGCGCTCCACCCACACGCGCAATGCGCCGCGGCGCGCGCCGCCGGCCTCGTGGAAGGCTTCGAGGCGGCCGTCGGCGGCGGGGAGGACCAGGCCGGGGAGGGTGAGGCGGGTTTCGCCCGCCGGGAGGGTGCCCTCGGCGCCCGCACCAACCACGGTGAAGAGGATGCGGCGGTCCGTGTCGGCGGCGGGGAACTCCACGGTGGCGCGGTAGTCGCCGCCCTGCGCAATGCGGACCTCCCACCCGCCGTTGTCGGCGTCGCCCCAGCCCTTCGCGCCGCGCCAGTCCTGGCGGGTGAGGACGGAGGGGTTTTCCTGCGGCGCGCCGAGGACGATGCGGGGCGGGTCGTAGCCGCGCGTCGCGCCGACGTCGGCGAACCACGCCTCGTAGTCCGCGCGCAGGCGCCGGACGGTGTCCGGGTGGTCCGCGGCGACATCGGTGGTCTCGCCGGGGTCGGCCTCCAGGTCGTAGAGTTCGGCGCCGTTGACCAGCTTGAAGCGGCGCGTAACGACGGCGGCGTTGCGGAAGGGTTCGGGCGCGTCGCCCCGGTGCCACTGAAGGAAGAGCGTGCGGTCGGGCGCGCCGTCCGCGGTTCCGGCGAGGTGCGGCCAGAGGTTGACGC
The Candidatus Hydrogenedentota bacterium DNA segment above includes these coding regions:
- a CDS encoding TRAP transporter large permease subunit; its protein translation is MTDAWITLAVFVLCYVLFVALPARRALVACAGGAVLILAGALDWHDALLVKINWNVMGLFFGTLILAELFTLSRVPAVIAEWLVDRAPSARVAMLFLCALSGFISMFVENVAVVLLVAPVALSLSTKLKINPVPLLVGIAVSSNLQGTATMIGDPPSMILAGYMRMGFWDFFVYHGRPGIFFSVQIGALASLAVLGFLFRRSAQRIAVVPQEAARSWVPAVLLCLLVVGLSFSTAFDPEFKWFAGVLTMTLGGAAFAWFRLVARWGSARAFLRGLDWDTTFFLMGVFVVVGALSESGWLDTLASGIAGSVGGSQFLAFAAIVLLSVVVSGIVDNVPFLLVMIPVVEKVATLMGAPVPLLMFGLLIGACLGGNLTPIGASANVVTLGILKKQGHTVTFREFMAVGVPFTAAAVLSAGVFTWFVWAE
- the hisF gene encoding imidazole glycerol phosphate synthase subunit HisF, producing the protein MHKVRVIPVLLLRERGLEKGVRFTDFKYVGCPVNAARVFNRHNVDELVLLDTRATVEGRGPVNDIVREIARESFMPFTVGGGVRSVEMMRDLLVCGADRVALNTAAVERPELVAAGADRFGRQCMVVSLDARRTPGGGWEAVTHAGTRPTGRDPVSLAREMEEAGAGEILITSIDRDGTMEGYDLPLVRAVSEAVSIPVIAGGGAGSVAHLAEAVYDGGASAVAAGAFFLFFGKRRTVLITYPTDRDLAKHFRPEHIRPKDTPEVVPLDAARR
- the hisH gene encoding imidazole glycerol phosphate synthase subunit HisH, with the protein product MIVIVDYKMGNLDSVVRALTRVGAPVCVSADPAAVGAASGLVLPGVGAFAQAMRNLADDGLLPVLHRKVLEEKTPVLGICLGFQLMSDHGEEGDADGLGWIGGVTRRFRFPEGAAPKIPHMGWNDLAPRQADNPLFEGLDPAACFYFAHSYHVTDPRPECVATVTEYGETFVSSARLGNIFGTQFHPEKSYLNGLRLLRNFAGLAAHA